The genome window AGCTCCCATAAATGAGTTTGTGCTAAAGCTAATATGTAGAATTTGTACACACATCAATggcttttaaaatcttcttttgtGTGTTGTTTCAGCCAATTTATGACATCTCTTATAAATGACAGCAAGggctctctttttttccctccctctctttgcTAGGCTAATCTTGAAAGAGTGCCAGTAAAAGGGGATCATTGCAATTTCCCTGGTCCCTGTCCTAAGCGCGGAGGGTCCTTCTCGAATACTCTTCCATACAGGGCCATCACTAATACAGGCAGAGGAGCTCCGCTCCTGCTCTTCAGACGTCCATCGTTTGAAACCTGAtcaaagaaagcaaaggattaaCTCAGTGCAGAATTTGGTTTCCAGCCCAGATACCTTCTCTGACAACATCTCTAATCAAAAGGTCAGAGGATTTAGTGTCAGATGACCCATCCTTCCGATCTAAAGGTCTAACAACAGAGGAACTTTGGGTAAAAATGCAGCATATAAATCTATTGCACACgggattaaataaaagaatgtataacAAAGAGTTCTTTTAACTCAGGAAACactaataaaaagtataaattattacTATCATTACAACTTCTCAAAATAACACACTCATGAAATAAGTTGTAGAAGCATTATTTGATGCAAGTTGGACCTTTACCCCATGCACATAAAGAGAACATTAGTTGCCAGCTGTCATCcacaatcaatatttttatttttatttccccataATCGCAGTGTTGCCTTGGATCTCACAATGACatttatgtagaaaaatgaatCCCAAATTCGCCGTCAGAGCTGAAAGGCAATCTAGAACCACCAATTGTGTTCCATAACATAGTTGCCACACGTCTTTAAAGTGTTGTTTGTATAATGTGAACCACGATATTGCAATACTGCTTCATTATTTCACAGATTTTCATTATGCCAGTCTACCCCAACTGCTCAAAAAAAATAGATCACCCTGAAAAAGCCCCTACCTCATAATGTCTTTCAGGGGCAAGCTGACTCCCACTCAGAATGAGCTGTGGGAAAACATAACTTGTTCCAAATGTGCCACTGAGGGAGAATTCTTCAAAGCTGGTAAAAGCTGACCCCACAGGCTCCCCACAAGTTCTTAAGTCAGTGGTTTGACACTTCAGTAATGTGCATACCTAGGTAAAAGACGAAAAGAGAAGCGGTCAGAAATCTGGGAAATATTTTCTCAGCAAACAACAAAATTTCAAGAAATAGAGGAATCTGTGTTAGGTTGCAAAGTGTTTCAAATGGCAGGTCATCATCTATTAGTGAATCCTAAAACCAATTTCGTGGGTCAGAATTAgctcttttttttccaatgaaCCAAAATGGAATacaccagaaatttaaaaatcagagtgCATTGCACATAATTACAGCTTTCTTAATTCTAATTTGaatcatttcataaatgtttgtttcaaGTAAATATCTCTTTTTAACTCAGTCACACATCTTGACTGCACTGGGCCATGATGTGACACAGACTTCTTGCTCTGGACTCTAGTTGAAgagagtttgagaaacactgctctacagtaatgtgagaaaaaaagagaatgcaTGGAAGTTGAAGCTTTTTAAACTTGAACCTGGCCTTCTAAGAACCAATCAATCAGCTTTATGTTTTCACCTTGCGGCCAAGAGAACTAATTCTGTTCCTCCTAAGACTGAACAAATAAGGTGTTTGGGGAGGGGGCGTGGTAATTCTGTGATAAATATAACAATATTCCAATTAACTGAATCCAgcacaaattttaaagaaatgcaatgaAGACCTAGaagaaaaagtaacaaagaagccattgtaacatatttaaatattcctaCCTGTAAGTAATACTGGCCTTCTACTATGTGCAGTCCATCAAAAGCACCAAGTGCATACACCTCATCTGATCGCTTCTCAGACATCTTGTAAGTTAAGTGACAACACAGGTCTTTCTGGCAAACTGTATAATTTCCTGTGCTTGTCTGAAGCTCAGTGAAGGTGAACTCATCAAAATAAATCATCCCCAGAAAATCAGACTGCTCAGACGAGAATGCCTTGACACTTCTGGCATAAGCACTCCAGTCAACAGCTGCAGGGTAGGTAGGCTCACGCCGAGGCCGGGACTTCAGTTCTGAGAGCATCAGCTGGCCACTCTCTGTTTCCATGTCATAGTGATACACCTTGACTGCTTCAGGTGTGTAAATTCCACTCCCTACgggcaacaaaaagaaatacaaacattgGGTTTAATTTTTGCATAGTGACAAACGAATAGAATCAGTCCCATAAGAAATGTAATATAAAGTTATGTAAGCGTAAGGATTTTCAAGATAGGTAAGGAGATAGCTGTTACATTGGCATAAGTTCCAATTTGACTCTGCATCCTCCATAAGAGAATACTTGTACTGAAATGATCATTTGacttggatggcttttatttatttatttttttacttaagctatccttttcttttctcttttcttttcttttcttttcttttcttttcttttcttttcttttctcttttcttttcttttttagccaaCTTAACAAACTAGAAAATTCCCCAAATGTGCAGATTCATTTTAGGTCTCTACTGacctatttaatttatttgtgtttgaGATTCTTCATCCAGACAAATGGGTAACAGAGCCGTTAAGAGGGGAGCCTGCATTACCTTGAGCATGGATACTATAAAGGACAAAGTGTAAAAACCCAATTAAGTCTAAAGCGCTTTTGTCACCTCGACAAGATGTATTTCAGTATTACTAATGGATGTTGGCTGCAAAGTTCTTTATCTCCGGTTTTGGGTTTTCATGTGACTTGACCTCTCTCTAACTCCAATTTCCCCTCacgtgaaatggagataataatgttTGCATCCTTCTTTACTCACAGGGATAATGTTCCATTTCAGGAATGTTGGTATAGAACCCCATGCGGTGATTAATTTTGTGACATTGCAGTTACTAAAACAGTCATTAAAGAAAAGAGTGGCTTGAAAATCAGCGAAGACTGTCGCTGCCACCTGGTGCAGTGTGAGTCACCTGTCATATGCATGCTGGTGTTGTGGGTAGCTGAAGCGAGCAGGTTGACTCTCATGGCTCTGGCCCATGCCGAATGGAAGGGAACAGCCGAGAGGAGGGGCAGCGTGTTGTACCACGCCACGGGTAAGAGAACGCTGTCAGCTTGAAGGTcatccaccaccaccacagccgggtCATGAGAAAAAATGTCAAAGCAAGTGAAAATGCCAAACTTCCCAAAGGGAGTGTCAAAAGTCACATGTTCTGATTCCTTGGGGAAATCAAACTGAATTTCAGGTGCAAAAAGATTGTACTGTTAACGACAAGCAAAGGAGAAAATTAGTAAGAAAACTGCCAAATAGATGTGATCAGTACCCATAAAGTCTTTCTCCTGCGCATGCTGACATACGTATTTAAAACTGTtgcacataaatatatgtaaatcatacCCAGTGTACCacagtctatgagtttttttactgtgacattaattaaaaaacaattttccacAACTAATGAATCAACCAATGAAATTATATCTACAAATGATGggatatatttttatcttaaaatcagAGGTTGACTTTTGAATCTGCCAAATTTCAGATTGTTTTCCACTGCATTCCTTAAATTACCAGCAGCACTGCTCGTGTGAAATCtaacacattaataaaataaatattgtcatgCCTCCCTGTGATACTGCTAGGTATATATACCTGAAGGGGAGTAGATTTAGAATTAATTTAGATGGCGTAATAGCTAAACCTTGTTAATGAGTAAGCCActcgtaattttttttttcttttcagcctgATTATTGCTCCAAAACTCCACTTACCCTGGGCCAAAGAGTacagcttatttttttctcaggttATTATTTAGCCCGGTTGTGTATGTGTGCTCTTTGGCAACACCCTTCTCCCCCTCACGAAGGATCCTGTATTCCTCACTCTCCCTCAAGTCATAGCCCACCCTTCACCCCGCCGTGATCAGCTCAAGGAACGCACGGGGCCTTATTGGAGTCAAGGGATGGTGAGGTTTATGCAAGGTTTCTAAGAGAGAGAAATGCATTTTCCTTCTGGATTTTGTTGCTATAAGGATGTGAGCCTCATGTTGAGTAGCCACGTGGCTTCTAAGAGGACAGATAGCCTGAGAAAAAGCTAACAAAGGGCTAAGAGAGATGGAGGGATGGGTGACAACTTTTGAGCCTCTGGGGGGACAGACTGCATCTGAAACTGGACCTACTGTTTCTATAACTTATATATTTTTCAGGTACATAAGCAAGGACAATTTTTAGACCAATTTCAGTTGGGGTTTTCTATCACTGCAATCAAACAAGTCGTAATGGAATGAATGACCAAAGCTTAgtacaaaatgttaacaaattggGCCAAAAAACTAACTCAGGTATTAAATCATGGATGAAACAGAGCATTTCTCCTTTCTCAGAGAATACGAAAATCTTTGTGAGGTTCTTTTATCACATCTGTTTGAATATTCTGCCATATTGTATTGTATGACTAGTTCAAACTCAGAACCCCtatacaaaaccaaaataaattaaatccttGTTTCaactaaaatgtaattatttaaaaacgtGTTCATAACAGTTCTTTCACCATCATTCAACAGACAAGGATACATACATATCACAAGCAGAAGAAGAGGTAAAACAAGTTTAACCGAGACACAAGTAATTCTCACCTTATGGTAGCGTGCCACAAGCTTACCCTCAGAATCAAACACCACGTTAGTGTTGTACTGGTAACGACCGTCAGGGGGACAATTAGTGTCACTGGCATTGCATGGCTTCTTGTCCCCAATATTTGCCACGACGTAGATAGAGTTGTCCTTGGCCAGGCAGCTGAGCCTTTCTTGTACTGGGGTGTAGCCAAACCTAATTCAAATAAACttgctatattttaatgatttccGAAATTCCAAAGTGATACTTTATTTTCCCATTACTCATAATAGAACAGCTCTAGGTTAAGAACCaacagaaaagattttaaaactccCATGCAGTATAATTTTCATCTTGATAGAAGGTAACCTATTTTAATGGGCCAGACTCCAGATTGCAGTGCAAGactgaagaacagaaaacatggcagaggaagaggagaaagaagagaagcaacACTTTCTCTTATAAAGTACCCGGGAAGGCAAACGGAGGGCTTGAAATTTGACAGAGTCTTCTAATGGGGAGGGCCTTTTCTATAATCCAAGCCATCGTCTGACTAGGAGGCAGTAAATCATAGGCACTGTGTAGGTCGTCTTGTATAGGAACAAATGCAGCATTATTTCCTggaaataaagaagaaggaagaggaagaggaggggattagaagaaggaagaggaggaggtggaggggaaggaaggcagggagggagggaggaaggaaggaaggaaggaaaataaaagacaagaaaaaaacaacaaccacttCACTAGTTGgctcagttttgtcatttgtcaGTGCAACATACCTAAGAGCTTCCTTTCTACCTTAGAGGGCCCTGGCAAGAACCCCTGCAATAAATACAGACTATGAAATTCCTTTTCTAAGTAATGGCAAGTCCGTTCCCATTGGCGATATCTATCCTAGAAATAAGAAGGGGTGTTGGTGATAAAATAGCTGGAATGATAGCTGACTTCAAGTACTTGGAAGGCTGTAATCTGAAGGAGAGGAGTCGTGCATCTGAACGTACTGTAAGGCAGTACGGAGACCAAAGGAAGGTATAGAGAGGTTTCGGCAAAAAATAAGATAAGAAATAAGACAGCAACCAGAGCACACTGTCCAAGAAGTGGATTCACTACTCACTGAAAATGTCAAGTATAATAAGATGGATCTAAGGACTCAGAGGACATTCAATTATCACGACTCAGTGTGCTTGAATTCCAGCCAGGTTAATTCCCATTTGGGAGACTTAAAGCCTCCTTTTCCCCTcagatttaaaatggaaatagttaTGCCTGCTACATAAATTGAATAAGATCGTGTGCATAATGTGCCAGGTACaatttctggggccaaacaggtgctcaataaataaataatggccgTTGTAGGTTTTGTCACTATAAGAAGACAATCCGGGAAATGGATGACTTTATTGCTTTGGAGACTGGTCAGGCTTTCTCCGTGATCTCTCAGCCCCTTTGCAGCTGATGTTGAGCTGATTTTTGatttataactattgttttagACCATGTCTTCTATTTTGCCTTCAGGAAAAAAAGGGGATACTGTCAACACTCATATTCATGAAGACCTTTAATAAAATTATCAcgtcatttgtttaatttttcttttcttggctaAATAATTAGGGTACTTTAATATTTCCTATTAGTTCCTCATGAGCAGAGCCAAAGGAAGCATGGGACATGTCAGTATTCTGGTATTTAAACATGGAAGGATGAAGGCAAGGTCCTTCTATTATGCCTCCTGAGGAGAGCAATGCCACTAGGCAAGAAACAGTGGTTTTCTTTACCAATATTACCATCATATTCAAAGCTGAATTTCTCCTTTTTACAACACAGAGCTGAAAACTTGTCTTTTGAATAAGTGTCTGAAAGACTCAATCATGTTAAAGTTTCATTAGTCACCTCCCTTCCCAACTGAATTTGTCAGAGGCTAATTAGGCAGCAGGACATTTTTCCCCCGGGAAAGTCGGTTTTCTCAGCTCAGGAGCATAGAATGTATTTTAGTATAAGTCTCTTGAATGATTGCAAATCATGAGTCCTTCCTGCTCTGGGAAAAGCCCCATACTAAAATAGACATTGAGTCATAGTTTTGTCATTCCTGTAAACACAACCATGAGACATTTAGAGACTATCTTTCCAAAGGTGAAACGCCCAGGGCAAGACTTGACTCACACAGTAGAGGTCCTGTATTGTAGCCCTGGACCATTCCAATCAAGATCAAGTGGCCCAAATTGTTTGAGTTCCTCTTTCTGTACAATAGATACAGTTCTGAGCAGACACATGTACATTTAAAACTGGCAAATTAAATCACCTTTTAATGCATTGACTTTTGCCATTTAAAAGATTTATAcaggaactattttaaaaagtaaataaacctgAAATAATCTATTTCATAAACCTTTCTTATGTTTTAtacaaaagctttttaaagtTATGCCTAATAATTACTAAATAATTAGCTataaataattagtaaaatttctcaaaggaCAAGAACACAAAGAAGTTCAGATCCAGTTCCTTCcgttaaaaagaaaagcattagtGACTGTTCATGTTGGAAAGGGCATAATAATGTACAGATTCTATACGTATTTCTTCACTTGACAGTCTTGTCTATTCTgtaagggaaggaggaaaggaaattttattatcactgttttgcagataaagaaatagaCATCTAGTGCTTAGGTTGTCTGCCATGTATCACTCGGCTGAGAGGTGGTAGAGCGCGGTCTTGGAAAACAACCTTCCTCTTGCAAGTGCTATGCAATTTCCACTCACCATATTGATTACATTGCAAATGACAGTGATATCAAAGCTCCTTGGAGACACAACCCATTCATCTGTCTACCATTCCCACGAAGGAGGCAAGTGTTCACGGCTGAAACAACTTACTTAAATTTGGGAACTCAAGTCCTAGGTATTACAATTTTTCTCATTGTTGAAACTCAGTCAAGCACATGTATTATAAAAACCGTGTATACACATGCTACTCATTAAAGAAAACTACAATAAATATCCAACCATTCATCTTCATCTCTAGTCATTTACCAAACAGGAGACGTGTGCCACATGGCACACATTATGAAGCATTCGAGGCATCTCAGTCCAATGCCATCGATCGATTATTTGTCAGCAAGAATACTAGCCAAGCTCACTGAATTTGTTATTTTACAATATCACAACTTTTTGTTCAAAAATGAAAGGCTAATGACATTACCTCTGTGGGTCTTTGCATGGAATCCAGTTCACTTCTGGGTGTGGGATATCTTCCAGATAGGGATAAATGGTCTCCCTTGTGAAGACCCAGCCATAAACTCCATCCTCTGGGGTCACAATGATATGTGCACCCTGTCCAAAACAAGTGGAGGCATACAAGTTTCTCATGAATTCCAAATAGTCACCCCCTTACCAAGTTTTGAATTCCCTATACACTATCCCAAACAGGATAAAAAGGGCAATACCTGCTTGGCTGCTAGTTTAACCGCTTTCTCCAAAACATCTATGTTCTTGTTCATGAGGAGCAGAGCTTCTTCCTTTGGAACAGGTGTTTCTGTTTCATTCGGTAATATAACAGCATGCTCATACACAGCAGCAATGAAAGTGTCCAGGGCACCCACACTTAGGACAAAGAGGGTCAAAACTGCCCCATATTTTGGCAAATACGATGTAATCATAGCTACAGTTTAGTACTCTTTGATAATCAAACTCAGATTCTTCTATCTTGTATCACTGGAAAAACTTCTGTGGCAAAGAACCTGCCCATTACCAGCTATTTATATTGTCTCATGAACATTACACAATGGCACAGAATATATTTCACAGCATTAAGGAAGGGTGTTGTGCAAGCATACTGACAGCCAGAATTACGTAAGTGGATGGCCTTGAGCATGCTGTGCTTTTGTTGATACTGTTCAGAAGTTCACCCAACTCTAAAGGAGGGATGAATGAGCCAACTGGATGAATCTACCTCAATCTGAAACACACTGGCTATTGATCTCTTTTCTCTTCATAAAATACATTCTCCTGGTAATTTAGTATTTCCATTACTAGGGCCAATACGGGTTGCAGAAGGCCGGCACCGTAACAACAATTGGTTGAAGATGCATGTCTATCACTGTGGCAAACATTGACTAGAGTGGGAGGAAAGCCCTGCTTTGAACAGAGCTCAGAAACTTGCACAGGAAAACAATTACATACATGCTAATGACTGGGCTTGCTTGTTCCTGACCAGTGACCCTGAACTTTTGCATTATCAGAGGATATCAGCAGAGGCCACAGTTGCCAGTTTCTCTTGGAAAGGCTGCCAAATCGTCTGGAATTTTATGTGTGAACACAGTGTAAAATGTAGATAGATTAAAACAGGGACAGTGAGGGTGAGTACCCACTAGGCTGAGTCTGTGGGCCTCTCAGGAACCTGTTTGACACCATGCAGTTCATGAGGAGAAAACCAAGGAGCTAGGTAGGCTCTGGGGTCATACAATTCTTCACCTTTATAGAACCTTTCACATTTTTCTGAGTGAAGCCCTCTTCCCTACATACTTGTACTAGTACATCAcccaaaatttaattttcaggagGTTGTGTCTTTGTGCCTCTGAAAagctaaacattttaaagatgttagaTATAGTTGTCATTTATTTAACCTGAGTTTCTGacatttcctctccctctgctcccacaTCTGATTCAtcataaaaatttcttttaaacatttctttctatTCTAATTCATTGTGTTATACCAGATGTCGGCTTTTTAACTTATCTCTCCACCTCCCATCATAGCCAAAGTTGTTAATTCCACACATAACCACCAGATGAATTTTCCCTGGACAGCCTGTTATGTGACTTAGACTCCAAAAGAGTCAGTGGTTCTCTGTcacagtagtcccctcttatccaTGGGAGATACATTCCATGACTCCCAGTaaatgcctgaaactgtggataataggaaccctatatatactatggttttttcctatacagacatacctatgataaagtttaatttatagcTAGGCACATTAAGAGACGAACAACAACttataacaaaatagaacaaatataataatatacttacTGTACTGAaatgaaagttatgtgaatgtggtctctctctctctctctctccccccccccaaaaaaaaaaatatcttatggTGCTGTAGCACCTTTCTTCTTCTGATGATGAtatgagatgatacaatgcctgcGTGATGAGATAAAGTGAGGTGAATGGCGTAGGCAGTGTGACGTAACATGAGGTTACCACGGACCTTCTGATGAAACATAACAAGCATTTTATGGCCCCTCTTCGGCCTATCCcaccagcatcactactctttcTCTTGGGGCCATTATTCAGTAAAGTAAGGGTTACTGGAACACAAGCAACATAATCCTGCgccagttgatctgataacccagctggctactaagtgactaacaggcataTACAATGTGGAtactctggacaaagggatgactcaTGTCTCCAGAGGGACAGAGCAGGACCCATGATTTCTCACCTGCTACTCAGAACAGCCTGCAATTGAAAACTTACAAGTCGCTTATTTggggaattttccatttagtattttcagaacACAGTTGACCGTGTGTAACcaaaaccatggaaagcaaaaccgcGGATAAGGAGGCACTactgtatttaaaacattaattccCAGATGTGACCCATGCTCCATGAGGGATAAACAAGTTGCAGGatatacagatatttttttttttaattttaatagtaacaGATTAACACTCATGTTTACTAGAAAATTTACAACTCTTTTATCAAACCCATGGATAGTAGAATTCATACTATTCTGGATTTATTTCTACAACTTGCCtaatgaactctttttttttttttgggtagaCAAATATCATAAATGTATTCCATCTTTATTACAAAGAACAGGGGAAATACACCATTTCCAAATAGAGAACTCAACATACTCACTAACTATCCTGGTGATAGGGCACAAGCattcttttcaaatttgcttCATACACTGAAAACATACTCATAGCTACTAGAAGGTTTAAACATTTCTGGTCTAGATCCTATAGTTCTGATTGTCTTATAATCTGGGATGGAAATTAAGGTAATACctctcccttttataaggaccaTTTCCCCAAACTATTTGATACTACACAGGGCATCAAGTATTTTAAAAGCCAAGGCCTTGAGAGTCTTATGAACTCTTTATTTAGTGATGTTGACTCATTCCCTGTCCTCTCAACACTCCATGCACTGCTCTACCCAGATGATCGTAAAGCCATTTCTCCTTGAAATGCCCTTGCTCTCCATCTATCTAAGTTCCAGCTCCTTGTAGTTCACTCAATTCTACCCCAGTCCCAAGCGATATTTCTGGACACTCACAGCACTTTTTTCTTGTTCTGGTGAATGTCTCTCACTACTTGCTGTTATCTTGtctcttaatttaaaattcatactGATATTTAATTTAATAGATGTATAGCTTATCTTCTTAAAGAGATTAAAAGCAATCTTGTTGTATCATTCCAGAACATCATGTCAGATCTAGGCATGATGAATCCCAGGGTGTGACACCTAGAGGATAAGGAACTGCCTTGCTTATGGCTGAGCTGCATCACCCCAGCACACGTGTGACAGACTGGTGCAGGAGtccaatatgtaaatgaatgttgaatgaagGAGCCAGCTACCCGAAAATCCTGTCTGTTCCACATATGAACATTGCAAATTCATTAATACtggggctctctctctctctctcctttctgatcCTCTTCTGATGTAGGGAAACTGGTAGGTTTTAGAGatttatgtcttttgttttttgtgtgattttgttCTAAATTCAAAACCCTTCAATTCCAATAACTTTTTCCATGAACTAAatattccttccttctcccaggcACCCCAGTGAGTTTTCATGTATCCTAATGCCCTGAAATGATACCCATCAGATGCAAATTCATTTCAGAACAAAATATCTGAGGACAAGACAAAAACTGTGTAAGACGGATGGATTGCTTTGTACTAAGATGTCATTGAAACTCTAACTCTTGTCGTAGACTACCTGATGTTCTGAATAGAATCAAAAGGAAACATGGGAATTCCCCTTCCTGCTCCCAGTCCTTAATTCCAGGAAATGTACCAACCTTTTATGTTGACATCAATACAAACGTGGATTGAGTATTTTATTACCAATGTAGTTCGTAATGCCATTGCCTCTTGTGCATAAAGAATAGAGAGACTGTGAATGCAAGTTATCTAAACAAGGCATTAGTACATGACGTGAACGACAGTTTGAAATCACTGTGGGATTAGAAAGTTCAAAGCCTACagttttgtattaaaataaatatcaaatgtgTAAGGCACAAATCTGAAAGGGGAGAAGGGCCGCTAGAATTAAAACCTCTAAGAGCACATTGGCCCTTCACAAGTCTTTATTTCCTATAGCCAGTATCTTCTACAGTTCCATTATCAGAGTCCTGACTCTGAGGTCAAGAATTACTCTTACAGCCTCTCCATCAGCCTCTGATCCCATTCCTACCACTGTAACTCTCTATCAATATTGTAAACCATTCAAGTTCCCTTAACCATTGTTCTCATGAACTAAAACGCTTCCTGAACGTGTATCGAATCAAATCTGATGATCAGAGCCTTCTTCCACATGGTTCCATTTTATCTTTCCTGTTCTTGGGTAAGGACCATTCTTCTTACTGAATTTTAATATGCTTACTCCTCCTGTGATCCTGAAATGATTCCTCACGAAATCCTGTGCCTTTGACTCAAGCCCCTCACCTGTCCAGTGCTTGTTAGCTCGAACTTCTCTCCTGAACTTCAAGCCTGTTTATCCATTCAGATAGAGAATTCAAACAATTCCCACCAAGCATCACCCCACCTGCTAGCATCTGTCCCTATCAACTGtgcttcctctcctctcactATAATGACCACGCATGCCCTTCTACGTCCTTCCCCTAACCTTGTACACTGGATTCCAGACTTTGCTCTAGAAATTATTCTTACTCATCAtcaatttttctttgtctattgGGTTTTAACCATCAGCATACAAACACTCTGTTAtatctcccatcttaaaaaaacaaacaaaaacacaaacatgtcTTGATCTGATATCCCCTTCCAGTTCTTGCTCCATTTCTTCGCTCCATTTTATAACAAAACTCCTTTATAGAGTTATGTATATTCTCTGTGTTAATTCCTTTCCTTCCATCAGGATTTTGACTCTGTGATTTCACCTCCTTGTCAAAGTCACCAATGATATCTGCATTACTATCTATTGGTCAGTTTTCAGTCTCATCTTACTTGACATGTTGGCAGTGTTTGGCACAGCTGCCACTGTCTCATCCTGGACGTACTTTTTTCACCCACAAGCTCCTGGTTTCCATCCTTCCTCCTTGGTTTTGGTATTTactttgggtttttcttttcttctttccttccttcccttcccttccttttcttcttttctcctctctctctctctctctctctctctctctctctctctctctcttccccaccccctctctctccctccctccctccctcccttcctttttattttctttttgtgagcttcttctttttttttttccttctagttccTTCTTATCCCTGATCTCTTAACATTGGTATGTCCTGAAGCCCTATTCTTGGAAATCTTTTCCTATCTACACTCTCCCTAGGCGATTTCCATTttgtggctttaaataccatctatatgtTAGTGACTCACAGGATTATTCTCTAGCTTGAACCTCCATCCGGAACTCCAGACTCCTGTGCTCAGTCTCCACCTGGATGTGTAAAGGCGTAGCAAATCAACATAAAGAAAACCGAACTTTTGACCTTCCCCTCCCAA of Rhinolophus sinicus isolate RSC01 linkage group LG05, ASM3656204v1, whole genome shotgun sequence contains these proteins:
- the LOC109447983 gene encoding vascular non-inflammatory molecule 3 — protein: MITSYLPKYGAVLTLFVLSVGALDTFIAAVYEHAVILPNETETPVPKEEALLLMNKNIDVLEKAVKLAAKQGAHIIVTPEDGVYGWVFTRETIYPYLEDIPHPEVNWIPCKDPQRFGYTPVQERLSCLAKDNSIYVVANIGDKKPCNASDTNCPPDGRYQYNTNVVFDSEGKLVARYHKYNLFAPEIQFDFPKESEHVTFDTPFGKFGIFTCFDIFSHDPAVVVVDDLQADSVLLPVAWYNTLPLLSAVPFHSAWARAMRVNLLASATHNTSMHMTGSGIYTPEAVKVYHYDMETESGQLMLSELKSRPRREPTYPAAVDWSAYARSVKAFSSEQSDFLGMIYFDEFTFTELQTSTGNYTVCQKDLCCHLTYKMSEKRSDEVYALGAFDGLHIVEGQYYLQVCTLLKCQTTDLRTCGEPVGSAFTSFEEFSLSGTFGTSYVFPQLILSGSQLAPERHYEVSNDGRLKSRSGAPLPVLVMALYGRVFEKDPPRLGQGPGKLQ